GATATATCACTATATACATAATGTATCAGGACGTATGCGTTGTATTGGGACGTTGAGTAATGTATTTgaattccaccaaatttaagggatttttgtaatttagaaaatagaaggaatatgatgtaattaggtcttaacactatgaaatttgtgtacaatttccttaaaaataatatcaatctATTCTAACATGTTATGTTCCAAATTATTTAAGAATCAATTATAAGTCAGTGTAAGAATATACTTCTTTCGTTTTAAAATACTCTAGTTATTGAACGGCAGGGGCATCAgtgtcccaaaaatatgacggagagtatctgcatatcatttacgatagttcgggggatatatttatccttttttccgTTTGAGAATCAAACTATACaaaatttgactaatattttaagatatatatttttcatcgtattGATAGGAGAAAATTGTAATTTGCAGTACTtttaatatagtttttgaatatctaaattttaattttaaaattaatcaaattgaaaatgaaacgTGACAAATGTTTTAGGCTTAACCCATTggtggccccttaaagttggcaCAATGTTTCACTTAGATACCTTAACTGGacgatgttcattttagacatcTTATGTAAGATCCCGCTACGTCATTTTGacaccttttttttaatatcaacAAAAACATATAATGTGTGTGTATTACCATCACGGATGATGTGTAAAGTGACGAATTAAACCACGACATTTGTCATTTATGtcaaagtattttttaaataattaatgttgaataCAAATAAAAACTAACCAATAAATTACACtatgtttggatcattgttatcCATTATTTCATAATGTACTGTATTGTACTCTATTGTACTGTACTGTATGGTAGATATAATGTTTGGCTAgactgtattgtttgttgttgtttaataacatttttattgtttggtttgacgtattgtaatttataaatttactaaaatatccttaattattctagggtaAGAGGTTTGActacaattaaatattatatggtaAAGGGTAAaaagtattatgaaatattatgccatgatataattgaaaaagtaaattaagtaacaatgggaACACACTAAATCGATTGTTCTATAAAATAGGGGTTTTCATTGATACGTAACAACGAAATTTAactatacaatacaatacatatttttaagtaacaatcaaaataaacattGTAGATATGGTaatgatacaatacaatataatagatAACgatgatccaaacagagtgttaatgacatgaatattttttcccaaaataattaaaaaataaaataaactgcccaaataataacaaaataaaataaaacttaaactaCCCCTGTTCCAAATCCCCACCCCATCGTCTTCTCCAACACCCCCGAcgcccacccccacccccaaaccCGATCGCCTTCTGCAACCACCCCCGCGCTTTCTCCTCCAAATATCCGACTCTTTTTTGCAGAACGTTGTGCAACCAgttgatatattatttttgatcTCCAAATAAACCCCCAGTGCAAAGAATTTAATGAATGAGtttattaaattcttaaaaaaaaatcatcattttcGTTGAAACCTTCATTTACAATGGATGGATTTAACTTGAGCAAAATGGTGGCTGAAAATggagaagaacaaaaaaataattaaaaattaactaaataacCACTTCACAACCTACCAATGAGTGTGataaaaaagtgtcaaaatgacatgtGAGATTTTATTTGAAGTGTCTAAAAtaaatagtataaattataggaaccacatattataagtactaaataacatcctatctcttctagttttctatttaccaaaaatcccttaaaaatgatatttgcgggatacatagtgttgtgcacggaatacattaggtttgatacatttcacatagctggatacatagcattgtgcacgggatacattaggtttgatacattccacatagcggaatacatagcgttgtgcacgggatacatgcgagatacatagcgttgtgcacgggatacatgcgggatacataggtaaataagggatttttgaaataagtagggataatagatattaaggtaagtaaaggagtgtagttaagtaatttttccaaataaatatgtCTAATAGAAATATTGTGTCAACTTTAAGCGGGTCATCAATGGATTAGGCCAATGTTTTAACATGGAGggggtattataaaaataaggtCAAGGATATTTGTGTTCGTATAAAGTTGAATCCGTCAATTAAATATCACAGAGGTGCGCCATTAGCTCTTAATATCCTCACTATCTATCTCATAtacttaatattaatataaatataaaaataatgatcaACTTTGATTTACTTGAAGTTCAAGTGTTcgataatttatatttttttgggcGAGCGTCGAAGAACAACTAGTGTTGATCATAATAATAGTTTATTGAATTAGATATTTCGAAAATAGTTGTCGTGTGATCTTTTTAGGGAAaccaaaggtcattttttacTGGATATGAATTGTATTTGTGCTATATTTTTTAACTTCGTAGTTCAGAACAAATGGCCCATTAGCTCAGTTGGTTAGAGCGTCGTGCTAATAACGCGAAGGTCGCAGGTTCGAGACCTGCATGGgccaaatatttttattacttgACAACATCTTCTAATTGGTTATAGGCCAAAGAATTACACATCCACTATAAGGTATCGATAGGTCAATAATATATCGAAAAGTAAAATTAGACATTGATATCTCGATTGATGTTCTTCTAGATATGATGGTACCCTCAGAGTTATATATATTGAGATATTGATTCTTGACaagatcattttttttacataatgaCAAGCTGATTGAAAAACATTGACACGCTTATAAAAAAGGTGATACCAACTGACCTATAACATTAAGTCCTGGTGATACatgaatatttttatcattgatCATATAATCTATAGTGACGTTGTATTACATACATACTCAAAGGGAATGTACATTTAAAACGACCAGATTATAAACATTAATTGCTGCTGGTTGTTTAGGAGAAAGCAACTTCATGCCAAATGCTTTTCTGGCAAACTCTGCAGGAGCCGGAGGGCCGCTGGCTACACAAGGCCAAATGTCTCTAATGGCATTCATTTTAGCGACTTCCATATACAGAGGAACAGCAAACGAGAACATGTAAATGAACGTGATTTTCCAACAAAATTTTCTCATGGATAACTTTCACATCTCTTAAACACTCTGACTAGATTTTCCGAGAGCCTCTGACCGTAGGACTAGTCACCATTCGTGAACTTATACTTGCAGTTCTTAGAAGCCTGCGGAATTCTGACAAGCTTATCTTTCCATCTTTGTCGATATCTGCTTCTTCTAGCAATGGGTCTATGGAGCCTTTTAAGCCGGTATGCTGCATACAAGTAAAAGCCAGATATGAGTATTTTCAGAATTTCGGGGCTACCAACCAATCCACAGTCTCAACTCTTAGTATTTCTTTTCTACTTGTCTTTTGGTTTTATCTTTGCAGAGTTGCGGAACAGGACAGGGTTAAAATTTCTAGAAAGCtagcatttatatatatatatatatatatatatatatacaacagtGTTGAtcagttgaagaagaaaatacgACATACTAACCATTCTAAGTTCTTCTGGAGTTATGAATCCATCTCTATCAACgtcaaatttctcaaaagcaGTTTGCGATCTTTGCTGCCATTTTAACAAATTATGCTCCTCTAACTGATGGACATGTAGAGTCGCTGCAACAAACTCCGGGAAATCAACAAGCCCGTCTGTGTTACTATCAATCTGAAAAATCAATGAACAAAATGCTTCAGGATTTTGAACTACAGGAGAAAAAACTGTAGGAAATGCAGTATACATAGGCAGAAAAAAAGCATTGACAATCGGTGAGTAAACCCTCAGATTATCACATGGACTCATAAGCTGGAAATTTACAGAACTACTATGTGACATCAcattccttttttcctttttgtggATGGCTCTTTGGTGCGTTTGtccttttctttccttattCCCTTTCAGAGGAGTGGGGACTAAATTGGTTGCAAACACGTTCCAGCTTGACGCCATAGAAGGTATTTCATAGTAATAACTTAATCTTACATGCCATATTATAGTGATATACTTCATTCCTAGATATATTAGCTTACCGCTTGAAGAATCTCAAGAACCCGTGATTCTTTCATCTTCCAGGGGAGATCCTTGGCAAGTGCCTGCATTAGAATTGGATGTCATAGGAGAGAATATAGTTGACAAAAATAACATTATATTACAGAATGCTTTGTTGCAAAGAAAGGAATATAAGTGCTCGCGATGTTAGCCAGAAACTTAGAGAAACTGTACAGGAAGAAACTAACTAGACCATGAAATAAGGGAAATACCTGTCTCATTTCTTCAAGGCTAATAACACCATTTTTATCCACATCAATTGCAGAAAACTGGTCCCGGACATCTGCCAGCTCCTCCTCATCAAGTGTGCTAGCCAATGCCTGCCAGATAACGAAATCGCATGAAGTTAATGTtctctactttttattttgacCTTGCATCAGATAAGTCTATGAAAGTAAGAAAGCTATGAAGTTACCCGTAATGCAAATTGTTTTAATCGACTGTATTTGACAAACTGTCGCATGTTGGACAAAACAGAAATGTCTAGTGGAATCTCAGAAGCATCACCTCCTTCACGGACCCATGGATGTGCTGAAATGTTCGTATATATCAGTTTGAAAAAACTACCATTTATTGAATCAACAATTCAAAGGTGATGAGAATACCAGTAACATCTAATTAAGtgaaaacaatgaaataattatatgaaaattattcaatataattatatgaaatttaaCAGAAATATGAAAGCTATTTAGCAAGAACTAATAAAATGGACATCCAACACCAAACATTGCTAATGAAGTGGCTGACTCAAAATTGACAAATTCAGTGTATGATCTTTTGGACCTTGAGTTACTTCTCCGATAATCATGCTTGGTAAATGTAAAACCTAAACATCACTTAAAAAATTGTACTAAATCAGAATACAATTACTTACATAGGGCCTGGGCAGCAGTAAGTCTAGCACGAGGATCTTTCACCAATAATTTCTTAACAAAATCTTTAGCACTGTTGCTTATAGTTGGCCATGGCTTGCGACGAAAATCAGGTTTGTTTCGTAGGACCTTAGCATAGCAGAAGCGGAGTTAGAAACAATACTAAATCAGCTAAAATTAAAGCACAAAGACTTTACCGAACATGACAATGAACAAGTTACACTTCTCAAAGGAATAAAATAACACATTTGAATaagattttatttaaataaacaCCAAGACAATACTTATTCAAAGATATAGCAGTAGCTTCGATGAACTCAAAAGAGAACAAGAAAATTTCAGGTTCAAGAAATTTTAATACCGACTATGGAATGCAGACTAAGCTAATCACGAACTAAGAATAATAAAGCACAACTATACAGGAAATTCATCATCAGTACCATATTTGGAGTAAAATTCTGAAATCTCAAATGTAAAATTGGCTAATCAGACACAGAAttatgcatttttttaaaatgtattatgcAAAGTCAATAATGGTAAACATGCCACTTTGACAGAATACAAAGTTTATTTCCTAGTAGAGCTTAAagatcataaattcataatgcATTTCCACAAGTttccaagaaaaaaaacacaatttaaaatGTTGCCCAGATGCAGagctataaaaataaatattagcaGCTCACCTCCTTGAATATGCCATCCTCTGTTTTATCCCAGAAGGGCCGGCGACCACAAAGCAAAATGAATGTAATTACACCAATGCTCCACACATCTGATTCAGGTCCAGATTTACGCTTTAATACCTCTGGGGCTACGTAATATGCACTTCCTACTATATCTTGGAATTTCTTCCCTGCATTTATTAATTTACAGTTATAAGTTTTTGCTATCTGAGGAAGAACCAAAAACATCTTTGACGGCTTTAACAGATTTATGAAGAATTGAAGTTCATACACCATAGCAAAAAGATCtttttcaaataagaaaaatgagtttaaaCTAAAATATGTCATTGAGTAGATTTGTGGACATCCAATCACCTGGTCTTATGAAGTCTGAAAGACCAAAATCTGTGGcctttagtggtgagtcctcctTTGGAGATTTAAAGAGAAAATTCTACAAGAAAGAAATATATGTAAGAGAAGCAACATGAAGCAGCATTAATAAACCAAAGGAAGTACATAACTTCTTGCAAACCTCAGGTTTCATATCACGATGCACCAAGCCATGTAAATGACACTGAGCCGCAACTTTTAGCATCTGACGTACAACTATTGCTGCATCTTTCTCGGTATAACGGCTGTCCTTTCTGATCAAAGGAAATCATCGATAAATTATATAAGTATTCTTCTTAACAAGAAATAAATTATAGAGCAAGCACCACAGATCACGAGATTAAGTAAACCTGGTTTATACCACTTACTTGGCCAAAATGCGGTCCAACAGCTCTCCGCCCTCGCATAACCTACAGGAAAACAAATTTCTAATCCATCAACTTCCCATCAGATAGCATAATCGATTGTTAAGCAAAGAACTAGGACCTGACGAATCCAAACAGAGCTCTTAATAACGAAACTTACTCCATTACTATGTAAACATAGTTATCATCCTCAAATGCATTATAGAAATCAACTACATTCTCGTGACCGGCCAAGGCCTTCAATATCTTGACTTCTCGTTTTACATCCTCAACTGCAATTGGAACAACCATCTGCAACGATTCACTAGAGTTATGCTATAGTTGTAATAAACTGGAACATCAAGAAGTTCAAGGTAAGGCAATTGATCATGCAATAGTACTAAAACTTAACAAGCGTCTAAAAGAGAAACTTCTGCAAGTATTCGTATTTGCATGAATAACCCCATCATTCCAGAAGGATGAACACATCTTAACTGGTGTGCAGAGATTATACGAGACAAAGCTGGAGGAACCTTTCACCAAAAGAAAAGTTTTTCTCCATAAAAGCCGATGGTGAACAAAATAGTTGCATCATGCATCAATAACCAAGACTTGTGCAGTAAGTCACataagctatgttgctcggactcttcaaaatgTCAACGGGTGCGTGTtagattctccaaaagtagtgtatttttggagaatccgacaggGGTGCAGcatcgaaagtgaagagtccgctcAAAGAAGTTTCCAGTGCCAATTGACTAAAAACCAGCTCTCTCTATAGTCTAAACCAGGTCAGGGAAGCCATTTTCCATTTAACTGTACATAATAACAACAAGCAGCACTAATCACAGAAAACTAAGGTCCAGTGCTTAGGTGTTTCTCTCTATATGTCAATGCTTAGAACCACAACCATCATTATTAACCAGACAGCTCCCATAAACCTATAGTTTTCGAGATATTTACTTATCCCATCCGTCAAGTTTGTATGTACCCACGCTcctgttattattttttagaacctCAGGAATTATCCTTTCCAgctgccccccccccccccccccccccccccccccccccccccccccccccccccccccccccccctttgcCCTTGGGTTTGTCAACCAACCTGGCATGTTCAGACAGGGGCGCCTCGATGATGGTCTCTTAAAAAGTGCAGCTTCACCGGTTAGCAATCCATTAAAAATTAACTACAACTTAAATTGGTACTTCAAAACTAGCAGAAGAAAGTATTTTGTAACCACAAAAGCTATACAAATACACTGATTGAACCAAATAAACAGAGACATGaactaaaaacaaaaaggaTAAAGCATGCGAAGCAATTCAGTAGTTTATGGATATTCTTCTGAGTCAACCGAAGTCAATCaagacatttaaaaataattcagaaGAGATACTTGAACCTATAATTAGGATTGAACAGAAATTTTCACAACCCTGATTCCAAATTTGGTGCACTACATAACTCCATAAGAATTTGATATAGCAGGGGATGGGGAAAGGGGAAAGGGGAAAAAAGAgaacctttttcttttcaattctctTGACAGCCACGCGATTTCCATTAGACTTgtctgtggcaacatatgtgTATCCAAATTGTCCATGACCCAACAACTTCCCAATTGTAAACTTCTTATCAAAATCTTTATCATACCCAAAATCCGTTCTTTTCCCACAAGGAATAATCCCACTTTGCCTCCTCGTATTATGCTTAACATTTTTCGTTTGTTGCTTAACCCCACCGATATCCTTACCTTTCTGTCGATTGTAATGAGACCCCTCTTGTTTTCTTGATGTATTTGTTGTTGCAGAAACCGGTTTCGCTGAGCTCCGCCGATTACGGTGGCCATTCACGGTGGCGGTattggtggtggtggtgttgCTGTTAGAACCACTAACTTTTGAGCTAGAAAAACATATATTGCCCATTTTGATATATGATTAAAATCCTCGaagtttaaaattttcagatgtttgaaaggaaaaaaaaaaacaaataatcaagaatcaAGATTATGGTTAATATAGGGAGGAAAGAAAAGGggcaaattaaataaaagaggAAAGATTATAGGAAATAGGAGGAGGAAGAAAGGAAGAAGGAGAGGGGAGGTGATGGACCATGGTAATGGTCAAAAAacaaactttttcattttttttttttgaagaagaaaaccaTAAGCCCTCTTATTTCTTATTTTCAGTTTGGAAGAATGGAGGGAGAAAAAACTGATTATTTACtacttctttcttttcattttctatatctaacatttttttctctataataaaaaataaaataatggcCTCTCTCAGATTGAGATTTTTCtctcacttttctttttttaatggaACAACAGAAAATATAAATGAGGTTTTTGGTGTTTTCTTTTGGAAATTACCAGTCCCTTCCTCTCCCCAGGTACGTATTTCATACGCACGTGCAGAAATTTGGTATCAAGACTACTAGAAAAGATATgctgacacaaaaaaaaaacgtggtataaatcataaatatataaattttaatttggcCTTAGATATCGTTTAATTTTAAATGTGCACAAATACATATctaaattatcataattttaaataaaaagacatACATAGAAGAAATCACGtgatattaattcaaattttagagTAATTTAGTTCGCAAAAGATGTGCTCCAAACATATCAATACGTACAAAGCATTAATTTGTCAACATTCGAAAGGTTGATCATATGCCTAATCAATTGACAACCAGTAAAATGACATAAGCCTAATTAGTTtgatagaaattaaaaaagCATTTTTCCATTGCATTCTCACTCCATGATACGAGTACTAAAAATTTTCTATACATCCCAAACTATTTTGACCTCAGTTTTCATTCACGTGATTCAAACaatcattcatatatatatttagtattttaaatttaaatcatacTACAATGGTAaggaaagaaaatgaacttaaGTTACTCCCTTCGTCCTCTTTTTAATTTTCGCTttatatagtttaaaataattattactttagaaattcaagaattgaaaattaataattatttttaactatatcaccgacataaaaaaaaatatttccccTATCATATGTTAACTATTGCTATAGCTCagaaaaattatatcaaattaaaataattatcaccTTAACGATACAAATTGTTTTTAgctattttcttaatataaaagaaatagattttttttatttagaaatgtttaattcaaaaacatttaataaataaGAATAGCTTAGTGAATTATACTTtatattcatttctttttcttactGGACGTAAAAAGAATCTAAAGTGACCGTAAAATTGTACGGAGGGAATAGTTTAATCACCAACTTAAgatgaattttattttctaaggaCACCAGTATACCACATATAATCCATCAGAGTCAAGGAAAAACTCACGGtgattaaaataaactaaagttTAAGACATCATATAGATAAACATTTTGCAGAGTACAATATTGTTAGAAAATGCCTCGCCGTCCATCAGAGggattaattaaaaaaagaaacaaaaacgTTAACAGTCAtatcatataatattattattaaaatatatttcaaacttAATATTATAAAGGTATAATGAGTTTAATGCTAATATCTTTACAAATTTACCTCGAATTACTTagttgaaaaattttaaaaggagGAAGAGGGAGTCGGTGATATGCGTTTGCCTAACTAAATATTCTGTGTACTTCATTAGTTAACTAAGATCTTTTAATTAAAGACATAACTCTatataaattaaggaaaacaaaaaTGTCGATTGCTCAATTATAGTCTACCGACAAGAGGAGGATAAGAGATGTAATAAGGTGATGAAATGTTAGCCATATAAATAAAGATGATTGAAGTGGTTTAACAAccactttttaattatttgaaagtgAAATACTAtctacaaaataaattaaatcccCCTATGTTTGATCGTCAAATCCTCAAACATTTCCCAAATGTCCTCTAGGCATCCAACACGCTaaagaatacatatatattttaatagggCTCTCGTAAGATTGAATGATCGAATatcctaataaaaaaaataagtcaatatcagattaaattaaaaatctttGCAATGTGCTAACTGTTAACTATGTTTAAAAAACTTGAAACTAAATGTGaacttttttttacataatatttttaaattacattGCTAGGATTAGAGAAGATTTTTGTtgctataaattaaatttatcagTCACTAATTCAGATATTTTTAAAAGCAGTGGACAGATAAGGCCTGATGTGTCAATCGATATCTGTCCCAATCCTACTGGCTGATCAAGGTTGAGAGTGAATTATGTCTATGTTTGGCACAAGTATTGACCTTTCACATGTATTTGGCAAGTACAAGTCATAT
The Solanum stenotomum isolate F172 chromosome 12, ASM1918654v1, whole genome shotgun sequence DNA segment above includes these coding regions:
- the LOC125847676 gene encoding calcium-dependent protein kinase 18 isoform X1, which encodes MGNICFSSSKVSGSNSNTTTTNTATVNGHRNRRSSAKPVSATTNTSRKQEGSHYNRQKGKDIGGVKQQTKNVKHNTRRQSGIIPCGKRTDFGYDKDFDKKFTIGKLLGHGQFGYTYVATDKSNGNRVAVKRIEKKKMVVPIAVEDVKREVKILKALAGHENVVDFYNAFEDDNYVYIVMELCEGGELLDRILAKKDSRYTEKDAAIVVRQMLKVAAQCHLHGLVHRDMKPENFLFKSPKEDSPLKATDFGLSDFIRPGKKFQDIVGSAYYVAPEVLKRKSGPESDVWSIGVITFILLCGRRPFWDKTEDGIFKEVLRNKPDFRRKPWPTISNSAKDFVKKLLVKDPRARLTAAQALSHPWVREGGDASEIPLDISVLSNMRQFVKYSRLKQFALRALASTLDEEELADVRDQFSAIDVDKNGVISLEEMRQALAKDLPWKMKESRVLEILQAIDSNTDGLVDFPEFVAATLHVHQLEEHNLLKWQQRSQTAFEKFDVDRDGFITPEELRMHTGLKGSIDPLLEEADIDKDGKISLSEFRRLLRTASISSRMVTSPTVRGSRKI
- the LOC125847676 gene encoding calcium-dependent protein kinase 28 isoform X2 → MGNICFSSSKVSGSNSNTTTTNTATVNGHRNRRSSAKPVSATTNTSRKQEGSHYNRQKGKDIGGVKQQTKNVKHNTRRQSGIIPCGKRTDFGYDKDFDKKFTIGKLLGHGQFGYTYVATDKSNGNRVAVKRIEKKKMVVPIAVEDVKREVKILKALAGHENVVDFYNAFEDDNYVYIVMELCEGGELLDRILAKKDSRYTEKDAAIVVRQMLKVAAQCHLHGLVHRDMKPENFLFKSPKEDSPLKATDFGLSDFIRPDVWSIGVITFILLCGRRPFWDKTEDGIFKEVLRNKPDFRRKPWPTISNSAKDFVKKLLVKDPRARLTAAQALSHPWVREGGDASEIPLDISVLSNMRQFVKYSRLKQFALRALASTLDEEELADVRDQFSAIDVDKNGVISLEEMRQALAKDLPWKMKESRVLEILQAIDSNTDGLVDFPEFVAATLHVHQLEEHNLLKWQQRSQTAFEKFDVDRDGFITPEELRMHTGLKGSIDPLLEEADIDKDGKISLSEFRRLLRTASISSRMVTSPTVRGSRKI